The Campylobacter concisus genome window below encodes:
- a CDS encoding TerB family tellurite resistance protein: MSGILFLLILGGAIFLLLKVQLSNNRRKQANVNEAKFLVSLLAKVAKSDGRVGELEARLISQVLDDLSKKVSGVSGVREYLKDVYNSQKENVDNAYETARNYKRAFNLNYDICVARLTFFLNLAYIDGEFNASEQAVIRNIAYGFGIDKDTLDEIILKFDNFYSSRFKTNSNTGIEKNDPFEVLGLSKSANFDEVKLRYKELVRQYHPDILMGRGESKEVIESSTKKLQEINEAYGRLKEKFGV, from the coding sequence ATGTCTGGTATCTTATTTTTATTGATACTAGGCGGTGCTATATTTTTGCTGCTAAAGGTACAGTTAAGCAATAACCGCAGAAAACAAGCAAACGTAAATGAGGCCAAATTTTTAGTCTCACTCTTGGCAAAAGTGGCTAAGAGTGACGGTAGAGTAGGTGAGTTAGAAGCTAGGCTCATTAGTCAGGTGCTTGATGATCTAAGTAAAAAAGTTAGTGGCGTTAGCGGTGTGCGTGAGTATCTAAAAGATGTCTATAACAGTCAAAAAGAAAATGTAGATAACGCCTACGAAACCGCCAGAAACTATAAGCGTGCGTTTAATCTAAACTACGATATTTGTGTCGCCAGACTCACATTTTTTCTAAATTTAGCCTATATTGATGGTGAGTTTAATGCAAGTGAGCAAGCCGTCATTCGAAATATCGCTTATGGATTTGGCATTGACAAAGATACACTTGATGAGATCATCTTAAAATTTGATAATTTTTATAGTTCAAGATTTAAGACAAATTCTAATACCGGTATAGAAAAAAATGATCCATTTGAGGTTTTAGGACTTAGCAAGAGTGCAAATTTTGATGAGGTAAAGCTTCGTTATAAAGAGCTTGTTAGGCAGTATCATCCTGACATCTTGATGGGTAGAGGCGAGAGCAAGGAAGTGATAGAAAGCTCGACCAAAAAGCTTCAAGAGATAAATGAGGCTTATGGGCGATTAAAAGAGAAATTTGGAGTTTAG